The following are encoded in a window of Haloarcula halophila genomic DNA:
- a CDS encoding universal stress protein: MYRVLVPVDDDPDRARGQAAFVADLPGGTDEVEAIVTHALTPEQAEAPEDLKSVDRVETVRLVRDTLDERGIDYQLAEARTPPADGILDLAAEFDVDQIVMGSRKRSPTGKVVFGSVAQQVLLEGDVPVTVVGAHEA, encoded by the coding sequence ATGTACCGTGTACTCGTTCCCGTCGACGACGACCCGGATCGCGCCCGCGGACAGGCCGCCTTCGTCGCGGACCTCCCTGGCGGAACCGACGAGGTCGAAGCGATCGTCACCCACGCCCTGACGCCCGAACAGGCAGAGGCACCCGAGGATCTCAAATCCGTCGACCGCGTCGAGACGGTCCGCTTGGTTCGGGACACCCTCGACGAACGCGGTATCGACTACCAACTCGCCGAGGCCCGGACACCACCCGCCGACGGTATTCTCGACCTGGCCGCCGAGTTCGATGTCGACCAGATCGTCATGGGGTCGCGCAAGCGCTCCCCGACCGGGAAGGTCGTCTTCGGCAGCGTCGCCCAGCAGGTTCTCCTGGAGGGCGACGTTCCGGTCACGGTCGTCGGTGCTCACGAGGCGTGA
- a CDS encoding ABC transporter ATP-binding protein, producing MATTDTSTTTDDALLSMTDVTSGYGNTTVLHDVNISVREGEIGCLIGPNGSGKSTLMKSIYGFADVQSGTVQFRGEEITGRSPQENLAGGMSYVLQDASVFPRMSVHENMLMGGYVFDDDDRAAERAEELYDEFPILGDIRGQKAGTLSGGQRRLLELARALMVDPDVMMLDEPSIGLEPRFIDDVFERIEQLNDLGTTILLVEQNAEKGLSVADRGFVLASGEIKFTGSGTELLNNEEVGRLYLGG from the coding sequence ACCGACGTGACGTCGGGCTACGGCAACACGACCGTCCTCCACGACGTGAACATCAGCGTTCGGGAGGGTGAGATCGGCTGCCTCATCGGCCCGAACGGGTCGGGGAAGTCGACACTGATGAAGAGCATCTACGGCTTCGCCGACGTCCAGTCGGGGACCGTCCAGTTCCGTGGGGAGGAGATCACCGGCCGCTCGCCCCAGGAGAACCTCGCCGGCGGGATGAGCTACGTCCTCCAGGACGCCAGCGTCTTCCCCCGGATGAGCGTCCACGAGAACATGCTGATGGGCGGGTACGTCTTCGACGACGACGACCGCGCCGCCGAGCGCGCCGAGGAACTGTACGACGAGTTCCCGATACTCGGTGACATCAGGGGCCAGAAGGCCGGGACGCTCTCGGGCGGCCAGCGGCGCCTGCTCGAACTGGCCCGTGCGCTGATGGTCGATCCCGACGTGATGATGCTCGACGAGCCCTCGATCGGACTCGAACCGCGGTTCATCGACGACGTCTTCGAGCGGATCGAACAGCTCAACGACCTCGGGACGACGATCCTCCTGGTCGAACAGAACGCCGAGAAGGGGCTCTCCGTCGCCGACCGCGGGTTCGTCCTGGCAAGCGGCGAGATCAAGTTCACCGGCTCCGGGACCGAACTCCTCAACAACGAGGAGGTCGGCCGGCTCTACCTGGGGGGATAA